The genomic window GTCACCACCACCACCCACAAGACCCTGCGGGGCCCCCGCGGTGGCCTGATCCTCTGCAAGTCCCAGTACGCCAAGGATCTCGACCGTGCCGTCTTCCCGGGCGTCCAGGGTGGCCCGCTCATGCATGTGATCGCCGCCAAGGCGGTGGCCCTGCACGAGATCATGCAGCCCGAGTTCAAGGCCTACAGCGGCCAGGTCATCTGCAATGCCCACGCCCTGGCCAAGGGCCTGCAGGAGCGTGGCTGGCGCATCGTCAGCGGCGGCACGGACAACCACCTGTTCCTGGTGGACCTGCGCGACCACGAGCTGCTGGGCCACGAGGCCGAGAACTGCCTGCACCGGGCCGGCATGACCACCAACAAGAACGGCATCCCCTTCGACCCCAACCCGCCCCTCAAACCCTCCGGCGTGCGCCTGGGCAGCCCCGCCCTCACCACGCGCGGCATGAAGGAGGCGGAAATGGACCAGATCGCCCGCTTCTTCGATGTCACCCTGCGGCACCGCGGCGATGAAAGCACCTTCGCCCGCGTCCGGCAGGAAGTCTTCCACCTGACCGATCAGTTCCCCATCCCTGAATAACCGGTGGCGGGTCCTCTCCGCTCGTCCAGCTCTCCCCCAGGCCGCTTCGGCGACCCGGGGGGGCTCGGCCCGGGGAAGCGGATCCTCTGTATTCTCGGCCTCGCCCTGATCTACCTGGGCGCCGCCAAGACGCCCTTCCCCTCAGGCCTCCCTTTCCAGGCCTACCTCTTCTGGCCTGCCGCCGCCGTCGCCCACACGGCCTTCTTCATCCTGGGCGCCGAGGCCGTCTGGGGGCTGGCGCTGGGCTCCCTGGCCCTGAATCTCGGCGGCTGGCTGCCCTGGCCCCATGCCCTGGCCATGGTCGTCCTCCAGACCCTCGAGCCGCTGATCGCCTGGCGGATCCTGGTGCGCCTGGGGGTTGGCCGGCCAGACCTGCGCCAGGTCCGGGACCTGCTCCGCTGGCTCGGGGTCTCGGCGGCGGCCAGCGCCTTCTTTTCGGCGGGGCTGGGGGCCCAGGTGGTGGGCCTCGCCCACCGGGATGGGGGGTTCAGGGATCCCCTGGCCACCAGCCTCTCCTGGTTCCTGGGGGATCTCACCGCCCTGCTCTGCCTGGGCCCCGTCCTCCTCCACGCCTTCATCCCCCGAGAGGCGGACCCGGAAGCGACCGCCCTCTCTCGGTTGAGACACCCCGTTCTGGAGGGACTCACCCTGGCAGGCCTCTGCCTGCTCCTGTTGTTCGGGGCCCGGATCAACCCGGGGCTCTCGCGTGATGTGGGCCTGGCCCTCCAGTTCGCCCTGGTGCTCCCGATGCTGGGGGTCGCCCTCCGCTTCGGCCCCCGCGGCACCTCCTGGGGCGTGGCCCTGCTCTCCCTCAGCATGCTCGCGCTCCTCTGGGTCCAGGGCCGGGCGCTTCCCCAGGAGGCCTTCCGCTTCTCCCAGCTCTACCTCATGGTCCTGGCCCTCGCGGCCCTGATCACGGCCGCCGCCGCCGAGGAGGCCCGCGCCGCCCGCCGGGCCCTGGAGGTGCGGGAGCTCCAGGGCCAGCGCATGGAGGCCGTGGCCACCCTGGCGGGGGGCCTGGTGCACGGATTCAACAACCAGCTGACCGTCCTGCTGGGCAACCTGGATCGCCTGCGGCTGCTGCCGCCGGGCTCCCCAGAGGCCACCATCGCCACCGGCCGGATGGAGGATGCCACCCTCGCCATGGAGCGCACGGTTCACCAGCTGAAGGCCCTGTCGCACCAGGCCCCCCTTCGGGCCTTCTCGCTGCCCCTCCGCGAGGCCCTCGCGCCCTTCCTCCTGGAAACGGCCGCCCTGCCCGACCGCATCGACTTCCAGGTCGATCTTCAGGAGGGCCTGGTGGTCGGCCTGGATCCCGAGCTCCTGCGACAGGCCCTTCAGCTTCTGGTGGCCAATGCCGTGGAAGCCCTCTCGGGCGCCGGCCAGATCCAGCTCCGCGCCGAGCGGGAGGATCCCTGGGTCCGCCTGATCCTCGAAGATGACGGCCCGGGCATGACCCCCGAGGTGCTGCGCCGGGCCTGCGACCCCTTCTTCACGACCCGTTCCGTGGGCCGGAACCGGGGGCTCGGGCTCTCCATCGCCTTCTCCCTCGCCCGGCAGATGGGCGGCTGGCTCACCCTCCACAGCCGCCCCGGAGAAGGGACCCGCGCCGAGCTGGGCCTGCCCCAGGGGAAGGCCCTGGAGCCCCTTTCGGTCCCCCCCCTCGCCCCGCTGCGGACCCGGCGGATCCTTCTGGCCGACGACGAGGCCGGCATCCGCGAGCTCACCCAGGAGGTCCTCCAGGACCACGGGTTCGAGGTCGTGGCGGCCGCGGACGGCCAGGAGGCGCTGGAGGCCTTCGAGGCCGATCCTTCGGGCTGGGACCTGGTCATCCTCGACCTGGTCATGCCGAGGCTCCACGGAGCCGATGTGCTCAGCCGCATCCGGAGCTCCCGGCCCAACCTCCCGGCCCTGCTCATCAGCGGGTACAACGCCGAGGCACGGCCCGGCCTCCTGGAGGGCCCGTACCAGCGCTTCCTGGCCAAGCCCTTCCGGATCCGCGACCTGGTGGCGGCCATGGAAGAGCTGGGCCTGCTGAGCCCCGAGGCGGGTCCCTCCCATGACCGCTGACGGCCTCTTCGTCTACGGGACCCTCCGCGAGGGCGGGCCCCGGCATGCCTGGCTCCGCCGGACCGACCCCGAGGGCCTCACGGGAGCCTGGGTCGCCGGTCGCCTCTTCCACCTGCCTGCGGGCTATCCCGCCCTGGTGGCCGGTGCCGAGCCCGGGGCCCCTCCCCCGGGGCCCGGCTGGGTCCGGGGGGACTTCGTGGGCTATGATTCCGAGGATGACCTGGAGTCCGCCCTCGCGGACCTCGATCCGCTGGAGGGCGTGGAGGAGGGTCTCTTCACCCGCCAGATCCTGCCTGTCGTCCTGGAGGGGGGCCACCGGTACCAGGCCTGGGTCTATGTGTTCCATGTGGAACGCCTGCCCCGGCTGGAGCGGGAGGCCGTGGAAGTGCCGGACGGGGACTGGGCCGCCTACCTCTAACAAAAAACGGTGCGGATGGCTCCGCACCGTTTTTCATCGGCCCAGGGGACTGGGGCTTTCCCCTAGAGTCCCAATTTCGGCTGTTCGCCGCTTTCATCCGGCCCCGGGTGGGCCGCCTCGGCCTCGGCGAGATCCTCTTCTTCATCCAGGGCCATGGCGCTGGCGTCGATCTTGGCGAGACCCACGACGCGGTCGTCGGCGCTGGCCAGCTTGAGGAGGCTGACGCCCTGGGCATTGCGGCCCGTCTTGCGCACTTCGTCGATGAGGAAGCGGATGACCATCCCCTCCTGGCTGATGAGGAGGCAGCCTTCCCCGGGCTTGACGAGCTTGAAGCCCACCACCTGGCCGTTGCGGACGCCGGCCCGGATGTTGATGACGCCCGTGCCGCCGCGCCCCTGGAGGCGGTAGTCCTGGACGAGGCTGCGCTTGCCGTAGCCCTTCTCGCAGACTGTCAGCAGCATGCCGTGGTCCTCGGTGCTCTCGTCGGGTTCCACGCCTTCCGGCAGGTCCGGCAGGGGATCGGCCACTTCCATGTCCACGATGTGGTCGCCCTTCGCCAGCTTCATGCCCCGCACGCCCGTGGTGGCGCGGCCCGTGGCGCGGACATCCTCTTCGGGGAAGCGGATGGCCTTGCCCTGGGCCGTGGCCAGGACGATCTGCTGGGTGCCCGTGGAGCGGCGCACCGCCACCAGGCTGTTGCCCTCATCGATGTTGAGGGCAATGAGGCCGTTGGTCCGGATGTTGGCATAGGCGGCCAGGCTGGACTTCTTCACCGTGCCATCGCTGGTGGCGAAGACCAGGGTCTCGCCCTCGGGGAAGTCCCGCAGGGCCATGAGGGTCACCACATTCTCCCCGTCCTTCAGGGAGATGAGGTTGCGGATGTGCTTGCCCCGGGTGGAGGCGGCGGCTTCCGGCAGGTCGTAAACCTTGAGGGCGTAGACGATGCCTTTATCCGTGAAGGCCATGAGGGTGTCGTGGGCCTTGGTCATGAAGAGCTGTTCGACGAAATCCTCGTCCTTGGTCTTCATGCCCACCTTGCCCTTGCCGCCGCGCCGCTGGCGGCGGTAGGCGGTGAGGTCGGTGCGCTTGATGTAGCCCGCCTTGGACATGGTGACGACCATCGGGTCGTCCGGCACCACATCCTCCATGCGGATCTCGCCGGAGTAGCCCACGATCTCGGTGCGGCGGTCATTGCCGAATTGGTCGGCCACCTGCTGCAGCTCCTCCTTGATGACCTGCAGGAGCAGCTTGTCGTCGGCCAGGATGGCCTTGAGCCTGGCGATCTGCTTTTCGAGCTCGGCCAGCTCGTCGAGGATCTTCTCCCGCTCCAGCCCGGTGAGCCGCTGGAGGCGCATGTCCAGGATGGCCTGGGCCTGCACGGCGGAGAGGCAGAGGCTGGGATCCTTCTTGATGGCGGCGGCGGTGGCGAAGGCCCCCGCCATGAGGCCGGCCTTGGCCTCCTCGGGGCTCTTGGCGCCGCGGATGAGCTTGATGACCGCATCCAGGTGGTCCAGGGCGATCTTGAGGCCCATGAGGACATGGTGGCGGTCTTCGGCCTTCCGCAGCTGGAACAGGGTCCGGCGGGTCACCACCTCGCGGCGGAAGCCGATGAACTCCTGCAGCACCTCCCGCAGGGTGCAGATGCGGGGCTGGCCGTTCACGATGGCGAGCATGGTGATGGGGAAGCTGTTCTGGAGCTGAGTCTGCTGGTAGAGCTGGTTCAGAACGATGTCGCTGGGCTCGTTCTTCTTCAGCTCGACGACGAGGCGGATGCCCTCGCGGTCCGATTCATCGCGCAGGTCGCTGATGCCGTCGATCTTCTTCTCGCGCACCAGCTCGGCGATCTTCTCGATGAGGGTGGCCTTGTTCACCTGGTAGGGCAGTTCCGTGAAGACCAGCTGCTCGCGGTCGCCGGCCCGACGGATCTGCTCCACATGGGACTTGGCCCGCACCACGCAGCGGCCGCGGCCCGTGCGGTAGGCGTCCAGCACCCCCTCGGTGCCCAGCATGATGCCGCCGCCGGGGAAATCCGGGGCCTTGATGTGGGCCATGAGGCCCTCGAGGCCCAGGCCCGGATGGTCGATCAGGTCCACCAGGGCGTGGCAGCACTCCCGCAGGTTGTGGGGGGGGATGCTGGTGGCCATGCCCACGGCGATGCCCTGGGAGCCGTTCACCAGGAGGTTGGGGAAGCGGGCGGGCAGGGTCAGGGGCTCCTGCATGCTGCCGTCGTAGTTGGGGCCGAAATCCACCGTGTCCTGGTCGATGTCGCCCATCATCTCGTTGGCGAGGCGGGACAGGCGGGCCTCGGTGTAGCGCATGGCCGCGGCGGAATCGCCGTCGATGGAGCCGAAGTTGCCCTGGCCGTCCACCAGCACATGGCGCATGGAGAAGGGCTGGGCCATGCGGACCAGGGTGTCGTAGATGGCGGAGTCGCCATGGGGATGGTACTTACCCATCACATCGCCCACGGTGCGGGCGGACTTCTTGTAGGCCCGGTTCCAGTCGTTGCCCGCCTCCTTCATGGCGAACAGCACCCGACGGTGCACCGGCTTGAGGCCGTCGCGGACATCGGGCAGGGCCCGGCCCACGATGACGCTCATGGCGTAGTCCAGGTAGGACTTCCGCATTTCTTTTTCGATTTCCAGGGGCTCGATACGGTTCGGGTTCATGTGGCTTCCGGTGTTCTACGTGGAACTTTGCTCGACATCCTGCAAAAACAGAACTTAGATGTCGATGTTCTCCGCCAGGAGGGCGTTGGTCTCGATGAAGCGACGACGGGGTTCCACGGCATCACCCATGAGGACGGTGAAGATCTCGTCGGCTGCCACCGCATCGTCCACCCGGACCTGCAGCAGGGTGCGGCGCTCAGGATCCATGGTGGTCTCCCAGAGCTGCTCGGGGTTCATCTCGCCCAGGCCCTTGTAGCGCTGGATGCCCAGGCCCCGCTTGCCCTCTTCGAGGACCATGGCCAGCATTTCCTCGGGGTCCGTGAACACCTGCTCCTTGCCGAGCTTGGGGGTGCCCTCCTCGACCTCGTCCTCGCTGTCCTTGTCCTTGTCCTTGGGGACATCCTTGATGTCCTTGAGGCGGCGGAGCCGCAACTCGCCCCCGCGGAACCCGGCCAGCTCGACCTGCAGGGCGGCCAGGCGGCGGAATTCACCCCAGTGGGCCACCTGGCTGTCGATCCAGAGGGTGATGGGGCGGCTCAGGTGCATGCGGACCAGGCGGAGGCGATGGCTGGCCGGGGTGGTCATCGCGGGCTCCTCGCCCTCGGCGGGACGCTCCTCGCCTTCGATGGTCTCAATCTCGCAGGTGCCGAGCTTCTGCTTCACGAGGGCGGCGGCCAGCTGCTCCAGCCCTTCCCGATGGGTGAACCGGTCTTCGTCCAGCAGGCCCTCGGCGAGCAGCGCGCGGACCAGGGGCCGGGCGTAGCCGCGGCGCTCCAGCTTGCCGAAGAGCTGCTGCACCTCACCCCACTTCTTCATCTCGCGCACCAGGACGGGGCCGCGGTGCTCCGTGCCGTCCGGCAGGCTGAGGGACCAGCCGTCCAGCGCCTTCTGGAAGAGGAACTCCTCCAGGGCGCGCTCGTCCTTGAGGTATTTCTCCGTCTTGCCCTTCTTCACCTTGTAGAGGGGCGGCTGGGCGATATAGAGGTGGCCGCGCTCCACCAGCTCCGGCATCTGCCGGTAGAAGAAGGTGAGCAGCAGGGTGCGGATGTGCGCGCCGTCCACATCGGCGTCGGTCATCAGCACGATCTTGTGGTAGCGGAGGTTCTCGACCTTGAACTCATCCTTGCCGATGCCGGTGCCCAGCGCCTGGATGAGGATCCGGAGCTCCACGGCGCCGATGATCCGGTCGAAGCGGGCCTTCTCCACATTGAGCACCTTGCCCTTGAGGGGCAGGATGGCCTGGGTGGCGCGATGGCGGCCCTGCTTGGCGCTGCCGCCGGCGGAATCGCCCTCCACCAGGAAGATCTCGCTGAGGGCCGGATCCTTCTCCTGGCAGTCCGCCAGCTTGCCCGGCAGGCCGCCCCCGTCGAGGGCGCCCTTGCGGCGGGTCAGCTCGCGGGCCTTGCGGGCGGCCTCGCGGGCGCGGGCGGCCTCGATGGCCTTCTCCAGGATGGCCTTGGCTTCCCGGGGGTTCTCCTCGAAGAACGCGGAGAGCTTCTCGTAGACGATGGTCTGGACGATGCCTTTGACCTCGCTGGACACGAGGCGGTCCTTGGTCTGGCTGGAAAACTTGGGATCAGGGACCTTGGCACTAAGAACTGCCGTCAGGCCCTCACGGACATCCTCCCCTGAGAGGCTCACCTTGGCGCTCTTCAGCAGGTTGTTCTTCTCGGCATAGGCGTTGATGACGCGGGTCATGGCGGCCCGGAAGCCCTCCAGGTGCGCGCCGCCGTCGCGGTTGCGGATGTTGTTCGTGAAGCAGTAGAGGGTCTCCTGGTAGGAGTCGTTCCACTGGAGGGCCACTTCGACCGTGGTGTCCTGCTTCTCGTCCTTGATGTAGATCGGGGGCTTGTGGAGGACCGGCTTGTTGCGGTTCAGGTGCTCCACAAAGGAGCTGATGCCCCCGGCATTCATGAAATCCTGGTTGTCGCCGGTGCGCTCGTCCGTGATGCGGATGTGGACGCCCTGGTTCAGGTAGCTCAGCTCGCGCAGGCGCTGGCTCAGGGTCTCGAAGCTGAAGTCGAGGACATTGTTGAAGACCTCGGGATCAGGCAGGAAGCGGACCCGGGTGCCGCGCCGCGCGGTGGGGCCGACCACCTTCAGGGGGGCGTCCGCCTTGCCCTGGGAGAAGGTCATGGCGTGCTCCTGGCCATCCTTCCAGACCGTGAGCCAGAGCTTGGAGGACAGGGCGTTTACGCAGGACACGCCCACGCCGTGCAGGCCGCCGGACACCTTGTAGGCGTTCTTGCCGTCGGTGTTGGTGTTGTCGAATTTTCCGCCGGCGTGGAGCACCGTCATGATCACTTCCGCGGCGCTGCGGCCCTCCTCCTTGTGGAGGTCCACGGGGATGCCGCGGCCGTTGTCCTCGACGCTGCAGCTGCCGTCGTTGTGGAGAACCACATCCACGCGGGTACAGAAGCCCGCGAGGGCCTCGTCAACGGCGTTGTCCACCACTTCGTAGACCATGTGGTGCAGGCCGCTGCCATCGTCGGTATCGCCGATGTACATGCCGGGCCGCTTGCGGACGGCCTCGAGGTCTCTCAGAACCGTGATGTTGTCGGCGGTGTAGCTGTCGGATTCCTGGGGAGTGTGTACGCGTGAGGTGAAGACTTCTTCGGACATCAAGACTCGCTTTGTTGAAATCGGTGAAGTGCGGTGCAGATCAGGCCGTGGCGCTGTTGGCGAAGCGCACGGGCATGAGGACATAGCGGAAGCTGAAGTCCTCGAGGCTGGGGGACATGAAGACGCCCTGGCCCACTTCGTCCTTGAACTGGTAGACCACCTCCTCGCCGGGGAGCCGCTCCAGCAGCTCGGTGAGGTAGTCGATGTTGAAGGCCAGCTCAAAGGGGTGCTCTTCGCCCGTGAAGGGCAGCGTGGCCTGGTTCACGCCCTCGTCGGGGTGCTGGAAGACCGTGCGCAGGTTGGGGAATTCGTAGAACAGGCGCACATTCTTGTTGTAGTCGTCCTTCTTCAGGCCCACGAAGCGCAGGGTGCGGAGGAAGACCTCGCGATCCATGATCACGCGCTTGGGCAGCTCGGCGGGCAGCACCTTCTCGTAGGCCGGGTAGTTGCCGGTGACAAGGCGGGTGCTGAATTTGAGGCCCGGCTGGTCGAGGTAGAGCGTGGTCCCATCCCAGCAGAGTTCGACCTCGCCTTCGTCGCCCAGCAGGGTGGGGATGAGGTCCAGGGCCCGCTTGGGCACAATGAGACGGACTTCATCCTTGAGCTTCGTGTCGCAGGGCACCTCGGCCACCGCCAGGCGGAAGCCGTCGGTGGAGACGACGCGGACATGGTGCTTGGACAGGTGCAGGAGCACCGCCGACAGGGTGGGCTTGGTGGCGTCCTTGCTCACGGCAATGGAGCCCAGCTGGATGGCCCGCTTGAATCGCAGCACAGGAATCCTCACCACCGGCAATTCCTTGCTGGGGGCGGGCAGTTCGGGGAAGCCCTCCCCGGGCTGGATGTTGTGCTCGGAATTCATGCCCTTGGCCCGCAGCCACAGGCGGCCCCCCGCATCAGGGCACTCCAGGCTGAGGATGCCTTCGGGGAAGACCTTCACAGTCTCGATGAACTTCTTGCCGGGCACGGCCATGGTCCATTGCCCCTGGCCTTCGCCAGGCACCGTGGCTTCGAAGGCCAGTTCCATGTCCGTGGCCTTCATGACGACTTCCTTCGGGCGCACATCCACGAGGATGTGCTGAAGGATCGGAAGCGTGACCCGACGGTCCAAGGCATGCCTCAGGATCCCGAGGGTGCGATCCAGACGATCCTTGGAAACCTGTAACTGAAGACTCATGAATCACCCTTGATGATGCTGATGCCCGGGGCAACCTGTGGAAAGACGACTCAAAGCCCTATCCTACCGGAGTTTCCCTGCCTGGGACAGGCTGTGGACAACCCCGTGGGGGCTGAGGAGAAGGGGGGTTTCGGGTGGCGAGAACCCGGTGCCGGAACACCGTGTGGAATGGGGGTTGTGCGGTTCTGTGGATATCTGATTAACAGCCGCATTGTCAATGGATGCTGTTCAGCAGGGCCTGGACCATCCTGTGGAATTCAGGATCGCGCTTCATGCGCTCCCGCACGGACCCGATGGCGTTCATGACGGTCGAGTGGTGCATGTTGAACGAGCGGCCGATGTCCATGAAGGGAATGGACGCGATCTCGCGGGCCAGGTACATCGCAACCTGGCGCGGAAGCAGGATGGCCTGCTGCCGGGAGCGCTTCTTCATCAGGTCCACAAAGGGGACATTGAAGGTCTCCGCCGTCATGCGGAAGATGCGCTCGGGGGGGATCGCGGCGGTGGGCTCTTCCCCGCTCTGGCCCTGGAAGGCCGCGTGGGCGACCTCAAGGGAGGGCGGCACGCCAACCAGGCTCGCCTGGAAGATGACGCGGGTGAGGAAGCCCTCCAGGTCGCGCACGCTGCCCTTGGCCTTGTGGGCGATGAAGGTGAGCACATCCTCGGGGATGGGCGGCACATTCTTGAAGTCCGCGTCCTCCAGTTTCTTCTTCAGGATGGCGATGCGCGTCTCGAAGTCCGGCGGCTGGATGTCCGCGGTGAGGCCCCACTTGAAGCGGGTGATGAGCCGCTCATGGCAGCCCTCCAGGCGCTGGGGCGGCTTGTCCGAGGTGATGACGATCTGCTTTCCGTTCTGGAGGAGGTACTCGAGGATGTAGAAGATCTCCTCCTGCGTGCGCTCCATCTTGCCGAGGGTCTGCACATCGTCCAGCAGGAGCACATCGTTCTGCTGGTACTTCTTGCGCATGGGTTCGGTGTTCTTGGCCCGGATGGCGACGGTGAGTTCGTTGAAGAAGTGGTCCACCTTGAGGTAGGCCACCCGCAGCTTGGGGCTC from Geothrix sp. includes these protein-coding regions:
- a CDS encoding ATP-binding protein; its protein translation is MAGPLRSSSSPPGRFGDPGGLGPGKRILCILGLALIYLGAAKTPFPSGLPFQAYLFWPAAAVAHTAFFILGAEAVWGLALGSLALNLGGWLPWPHALAMVVLQTLEPLIAWRILVRLGVGRPDLRQVRDLLRWLGVSAAASAFFSAGLGAQVVGLAHRDGGFRDPLATSLSWFLGDLTALLCLGPVLLHAFIPREADPEATALSRLRHPVLEGLTLAGLCLLLLFGARINPGLSRDVGLALQFALVLPMLGVALRFGPRGTSWGVALLSLSMLALLWVQGRALPQEAFRFSQLYLMVLALAALITAAAAEEARAARRALEVRELQGQRMEAVATLAGGLVHGFNNQLTVLLGNLDRLRLLPPGSPEATIATGRMEDATLAMERTVHQLKALSHQAPLRAFSLPLREALAPFLLETAALPDRIDFQVDLQEGLVVGLDPELLRQALQLLVANAVEALSGAGQIQLRAEREDPWVRLILEDDGPGMTPEVLRRACDPFFTTRSVGRNRGLGLSIAFSLARQMGGWLTLHSRPGEGTRAELGLPQGKALEPLSVPPLAPLRTRRILLADDEAGIRELTQEVLQDHGFEVVAAADGQEALEAFEADPSGWDLVILDLVMPRLHGADVLSRIRSSRPNLPALLISGYNAEARPGLLEGPYQRFLAKPFRIRDLVAAMEELGLLSPEAGPSHDR
- a CDS encoding gamma-glutamylcyclotransferase family protein, whose product is MTADGLFVYGTLREGGPRHAWLRRTDPEGLTGAWVAGRLFHLPAGYPALVAGAEPGAPPPGPGWVRGDFVGYDSEDDLESALADLDPLEGVEEGLFTRQILPVVLEGGHRYQAWVYVFHVERLPRLEREAVEVPDGDWAAYL
- the gyrA gene encoding DNA gyrase subunit A, which codes for MNPNRIEPLEIEKEMRKSYLDYAMSVIVGRALPDVRDGLKPVHRRVLFAMKEAGNDWNRAYKKSARTVGDVMGKYHPHGDSAIYDTLVRMAQPFSMRHVLVDGQGNFGSIDGDSAAAMRYTEARLSRLANEMMGDIDQDTVDFGPNYDGSMQEPLTLPARFPNLLVNGSQGIAVGMATSIPPHNLRECCHALVDLIDHPGLGLEGLMAHIKAPDFPGGGIMLGTEGVLDAYRTGRGRCVVRAKSHVEQIRRAGDREQLVFTELPYQVNKATLIEKIAELVREKKIDGISDLRDESDREGIRLVVELKKNEPSDIVLNQLYQQTQLQNSFPITMLAIVNGQPRICTLREVLQEFIGFRREVVTRRTLFQLRKAEDRHHVLMGLKIALDHLDAVIKLIRGAKSPEEAKAGLMAGAFATAAAIKKDPSLCLSAVQAQAILDMRLQRLTGLEREKILDELAELEKQIARLKAILADDKLLLQVIKEELQQVADQFGNDRRTEIVGYSGEIRMEDVVPDDPMVVTMSKAGYIKRTDLTAYRRQRRGGKGKVGMKTKDEDFVEQLFMTKAHDTLMAFTDKGIVYALKVYDLPEAAASTRGKHIRNLISLKDGENVVTLMALRDFPEGETLVFATSDGTVKKSSLAAYANIRTNGLIALNIDEGNSLVAVRRSTGTQQIVLATAQGKAIRFPEEDVRATGRATTGVRGMKLAKGDHIVDMEVADPLPDLPEGVEPDESTEDHGMLLTVCEKGYGKRSLVQDYRLQGRGGTGVINIRAGVRNGQVVGFKLVKPGEGCLLISQEGMVIRFLIDEVRKTGRNAQGVSLLKLASADDRVVGLAKIDASAMALDEEEDLAEAEAAHPGPDESGEQPKLGL
- the dnaA gene encoding chromosomal replication initiator protein DnaA; translation: MPSADPAALWDTIRLGLSKQLPEASFKEWIAPCEPHKVEDGALWIQVPSAAAKLWIEQQLPEEFNDALAQGGLADLRLVFQVSGAPAAPKAPARKGSASAGAAATEPPVSFPHLFNRYTLDRFVEGPGSQLAFAAAKAVVDNYGKAATPLSMNPLFIYGGAGLGKTHLMVGIGKGLLARSPKLRVAYLKVDHFFNELTVAIRAKNTEPMRKKYQQNDVLLLDDVQTLGKMERTQEEIFYILEYLLQNGKQIVITSDKPPQRLEGCHERLITRFKWGLTADIQPPDFETRIAILKKKLEDADFKNVPPIPEDVLTFIAHKAKGSVRDLEGFLTRVIFQASLVGVPPSLEVAHAAFQGQSGEEPTAAIPPERIFRMTAETFNVPFVDLMKKRSRQQAILLPRQVAMYLAREIASIPFMDIGRSFNMHHSTVMNAIGSVRERMKRDPEFHRMVQALLNSIH
- the dnaN gene encoding DNA polymerase III subunit beta, whose product is MSLQLQVSKDRLDRTLGILRHALDRRVTLPILQHILVDVRPKEVVMKATDMELAFEATVPGEGQGQWTMAVPGKKFIETVKVFPEGILSLECPDAGGRLWLRAKGMNSEHNIQPGEGFPELPAPSKELPVVRIPVLRFKRAIQLGSIAVSKDATKPTLSAVLLHLSKHHVRVVSTDGFRLAVAEVPCDTKLKDEVRLIVPKRALDLIPTLLGDEGEVELCWDGTTLYLDQPGLKFSTRLVTGNYPAYEKVLPAELPKRVIMDREVFLRTLRFVGLKKDDYNKNVRLFYEFPNLRTVFQHPDEGVNQATLPFTGEEHPFELAFNIDYLTELLERLPGEEVVYQFKDEVGQGVFMSPSLEDFSFRYVLMPVRFANSATA
- the gyrB gene encoding DNA topoisomerase (ATP-hydrolyzing) subunit B, which produces MSEEVFTSRVHTPQESDSYTADNITVLRDLEAVRKRPGMYIGDTDDGSGLHHMVYEVVDNAVDEALAGFCTRVDVVLHNDGSCSVEDNGRGIPVDLHKEEGRSAAEVIMTVLHAGGKFDNTNTDGKNAYKVSGGLHGVGVSCVNALSSKLWLTVWKDGQEHAMTFSQGKADAPLKVVGPTARRGTRVRFLPDPEVFNNVLDFSFETLSQRLRELSYLNQGVHIRITDERTGDNQDFMNAGGISSFVEHLNRNKPVLHKPPIYIKDEKQDTTVEVALQWNDSYQETLYCFTNNIRNRDGGAHLEGFRAAMTRVINAYAEKNNLLKSAKVSLSGEDVREGLTAVLSAKVPDPKFSSQTKDRLVSSEVKGIVQTIVYEKLSAFFEENPREAKAILEKAIEAARAREAARKARELTRRKGALDGGGLPGKLADCQEKDPALSEIFLVEGDSAGGSAKQGRHRATQAILPLKGKVLNVEKARFDRIIGAVELRILIQALGTGIGKDEFKVENLRYHKIVLMTDADVDGAHIRTLLLTFFYRQMPELVERGHLYIAQPPLYKVKKGKTEKYLKDERALEEFLFQKALDGWSLSLPDGTEHRGPVLVREMKKWGEVQQLFGKLERRGYARPLVRALLAEGLLDEDRFTHREGLEQLAAALVKQKLGTCEIETIEGEERPAEGEEPAMTTPASHRLRLVRMHLSRPITLWIDSQVAHWGEFRRLAALQVELAGFRGGELRLRRLKDIKDVPKDKDKDSEDEVEEGTPKLGKEQVFTDPEEMLAMVLEEGKRGLGIQRYKGLGEMNPEQLWETTMDPERRTLLQVRVDDAVAADEIFTVLMGDAVEPRRRFIETNALLAENIDI